One Pararhizobium sp. IMCC3301 DNA segment encodes these proteins:
- a CDS encoding DeoR/GlpR family DNA-binding transcription regulator: protein MTRIRAVEPMFQHTNHREREILETLRQHGGSCRIQWLAETLNVSEETIRRNVKTLASAGAVRKVHGGVHIIGGHVEQPFNTRFSENAFQKQAIADHVAKIICSGDTLFLDIGSTTAHIAAALQSHRDLFVVTNSMLVAQSLASRNNNRVFLAGGELRAHDGGAFGKEALEYVKQFNVQYAILSVAAINASAGFMLHDIAEAEFSREISSRARIRIVAADSAKFNKSGPIILSHPSDFDMLVSDRMPPPDICRMLADNEVDLVLTEDQRGQRHTNNKAG from the coding sequence ATGACGAGAATCCGAGCAGTGGAACCGATGTTTCAGCATACCAATCACAGGGAACGGGAAATCCTCGAAACTCTCAGGCAGCATGGCGGCTCATGCCGCATTCAATGGCTGGCCGAAACTCTCAACGTTTCAGAAGAAACCATTCGCCGCAACGTCAAGACACTGGCCAGTGCCGGTGCCGTGCGCAAGGTTCATGGCGGCGTGCACATCATCGGAGGCCACGTTGAACAGCCCTTCAACACAAGGTTTTCTGAAAACGCGTTTCAGAAACAGGCGATTGCAGATCATGTCGCGAAAATCATCTGCTCCGGCGACACATTGTTTCTCGATATCGGCTCCACCACCGCCCACATCGCTGCCGCGCTGCAGAGCCATCGCGATCTGTTTGTCGTCACCAACTCAATGCTGGTGGCGCAATCCCTCGCCTCCCGCAACAACAACCGCGTGTTTCTGGCCGGCGGCGAATTGCGCGCTCATGATGGCGGCGCGTTTGGCAAGGAAGCACTTGAGTATGTCAAGCAGTTCAACGTCCAATATGCCATTTTGTCGGTCGCCGCGATAAATGCCTCTGCCGGTTTCATGCTGCATGATATTGCGGAGGCGGAATTTTCCAGAGAAATCTCGTCCCGAGCCCGGATTCGCATCGTTGCCGCAGACAGCGCCAAATTCAACAAATCCGGCCCCATCATTCTGTCACATCCCTCCGATTTCGATATGCTTGTCAGCGACCGGATGCCGCCGCCGGATATCTGCCGGATGCTGGCTGACAATGAAGTGGATCTGGTTCTGACAGAAGACCAGCGTGGCCAGCGCCACACGAATAACAAGGCGGGCTGA
- a CDS encoding ABC transporter substrate-binding protein: MKNSLICGLVGALSLAAMPALAQVESTDPIKLTLHDWTGQLLTTNIMGEVLKKAGYNIDYVQADYIAQFAGLKTGDLHVAMEIWETTGREAMDEATGTGNVENMGETGMQAIEEWWYPIYMKEKCPGLPDWEALNACAEVFATSETAPKGRYLGGPVTWGGFDDERVEALEMDFEVVHAGTDAALFAELESAYQREAPIVLWVYAPHWAPTKYNGEFVEFPAYSAECYSDPSWGGNPDMAYDCGKPRGPIWKVAWSGVKDKWPGAYDIIKSFTVDNTEMGDMVANVDLEGEKLEDVVAAWMTTNEARWQEWIK, encoded by the coding sequence ATGAAAAACTCATTGATATGCGGCCTTGTAGGGGCGCTCTCCCTTGCAGCGATGCCCGCCCTCGCGCAAGTGGAATCGACGGACCCGATCAAACTGACCCTGCATGATTGGACCGGTCAGCTTCTGACAACCAATATTATGGGCGAGGTGCTGAAAAAAGCAGGGTACAACATCGATTATGTCCAGGCGGATTACATCGCCCAGTTTGCCGGGTTGAAAACCGGTGATCTGCATGTCGCCATGGAAATCTGGGAAACCACCGGACGGGAGGCAATGGACGAGGCTACCGGAACCGGCAATGTTGAAAATATGGGTGAGACCGGAATGCAGGCCATCGAGGAATGGTGGTATCCGATTTACATGAAAGAGAAATGTCCGGGCTTGCCTGACTGGGAGGCGTTGAACGCCTGCGCTGAAGTGTTTGCGACCTCGGAAACCGCACCAAAGGGCCGTTATCTGGGCGGGCCAGTCACCTGGGGCGGGTTTGACGATGAACGTGTCGAAGCGCTTGAGATGGACTTTGAAGTTGTCCATGCGGGCACCGATGCAGCGCTGTTTGCCGAACTGGAATCGGCCTATCAGCGCGAAGCACCGATTGTATTGTGGGTCTATGCACCGCATTGGGCGCCGACCAAATACAACGGCGAATTCGTTGAGTTCCCGGCCTATAGTGCGGAATGTTACAGCGATCCGTCCTGGGGCGGCAATCCGGACATGGCCTATGATTGCGGCAAGCCACGCGGTCCGATCTGGAAAGTGGCCTGGAGTGGTGTCAAGGACAAGTGGCCCGGCGCTTACGACATCATCAAATCCTTCACGGTCGACAATACTGAAATGGGTGACATGGTCGCCAACGTCGATCTGGAAGGGGAAAAGCTTGAAGATGTCGTGGCAGCCTGGATGACAACCAATGAGGCCCGCTGGCAAGAGTGGATCAAGTAG
- a CDS encoding glycine betaine/L-proline ABC transporter ATP-binding protein gives MEKSVKLACRHVWKLFGHGAGDFLARTSGKPSLDDLQKAHLIGAVRDANIEVREGEIFVIMGLSGSGKSTLVRCISRLIEPTAGELLFEGVDLRKMSERELIEIRRHKLGMVFQHFALLPHLTVLDNVAFPLDVQGMDQTGREAKARQVIELVGLAGRELNYPRELSGGQQQRVGIARSLAVEPELWFLDEPFSALDPLIRREMQDEFLRLQSMLHKTIVFITHDFDEAIRLADRIAIMKDGEIIQIATPEELVLHPATDYVSEFTRHIPRAKVLTVGSVMSKDIVDGPDSVLVSARIEEIADQVEASGAPVLVVDGEGRKVGSIRPSTIIDVLVGREVPS, from the coding sequence ATGGAAAAGTCGGTCAAACTGGCCTGCCGGCATGTCTGGAAGCTGTTTGGACACGGTGCCGGCGATTTTCTGGCCAGAACCAGCGGTAAACCGTCTCTGGACGATCTGCAAAAGGCACATCTGATCGGTGCTGTCCGGGACGCCAATATCGAGGTTCGGGAAGGCGAGATATTCGTCATTATGGGCCTGTCAGGCTCCGGCAAATCGACGCTCGTGCGATGCATTTCGCGCCTGATTGAACCGACTGCAGGCGAGTTGCTGTTTGAGGGCGTCGACCTGCGCAAAATGTCCGAACGGGAACTGATTGAGATACGCCGCCACAAGCTTGGCATGGTGTTCCAGCATTTTGCTCTGCTGCCGCATCTGACGGTTCTCGACAATGTGGCCTTTCCGCTGGATGTTCAGGGCATGGACCAGACCGGTCGCGAGGCCAAGGCGCGGCAGGTGATTGAACTGGTGGGTCTGGCGGGGCGGGAGTTGAATTATCCGCGCGAATTATCCGGCGGTCAGCAGCAACGTGTCGGGATCGCCCGCTCGCTCGCCGTCGAGCCGGAATTGTGGTTCCTCGATGAACCATTTTCGGCGCTTGATCCACTGATCCGGCGCGAGATGCAGGACGAGTTTCTGCGCCTGCAATCGATGCTTCACAAGACCATCGTCTTCATTACTCATGATTTCGATGAAGCCATCCGGCTGGCGGACCGGATAGCCATCATGAAGGATGGCGAGATTATCCAGATTGCCACTCCTGAAGAACTGGTGCTGCATCCGGCGACCGATTATGTCAGCGAATTTACCCGGCACATTCCAAGAGCCAAGGTGCTGACCGTCGGCTCCGTGATGTCGAAGGATATCGTCGACGGGCCGGACAGCGTGCTGGTCAGCGCGCGTATCGAAGAGATTGCCGATCAGGTGGAAGCCAGCGGCGCGCCGGTTCTGGTGGTTGATGGCGAAGGCCGCAAGGTCGGCTCGATCCGGCCCTCGACCATCATCGATGTTCTGGTGGGGCGCGAGGTTCCTTCATGA
- a CDS encoding inositol monophosphatase family protein: MNDMMTEALRISAAACAIPKRYFRSSLSIDQKSDESPVTIVDRETEEFLRRELLAQFPDHGIFGEEFGRQSGDSAYEWIIDPIDGTRSFISGNPLYGMLLALLRNSEPVFGIVRMPELEEVYTGTSGTAFRNGTEPLAVSQTRDLSDAAIYINEGEKIHAAHPALFQRLCKTGQLRRFAYDCYPHMLLAAGHIDAVIDFDLQPYDYLPLVCVVKGAGGIMTDWQGENLTLRSDGRVISAATPELHKTLLELVQAG; the protein is encoded by the coding sequence ATGAATGATATGATGACAGAGGCGTTGCGCATCAGCGCTGCTGCCTGCGCCATTCCAAAACGCTATTTCCGTTCAAGTCTCTCAATTGATCAAAAAAGCGATGAAAGCCCGGTCACCATTGTCGACCGGGAAACCGAGGAATTTCTCAGACGCGAATTGCTGGCGCAGTTTCCTGATCATGGCATCTTTGGCGAGGAATTCGGCCGCCAGAGCGGCGACAGCGCCTATGAATGGATCATCGACCCGATTGACGGCACCCGCTCCTTCATCAGCGGTAATCCGCTTTACGGCATGTTGCTGGCCTTGCTGCGCAATAGCGAACCGGTGTTCGGCATCGTGCGAATGCCGGAACTGGAAGAAGTCTATACCGGCACCAGCGGAACCGCGTTTCGCAATGGCACCGAACCGCTGGCAGTCTCTCAAACCCGCGATCTGTCGGACGCCGCCATTTACATCAATGAAGGCGAGAAAATCCACGCAGCGCACCCGGCACTGTTTCAGCGTCTCTGCAAAACCGGCCAATTGCGGCGGTTCGCCTATGATTGCTATCCCCACATGCTGCTTGCAGCCGGCCACATAGACGCGGTGATCGATTTTGACCTTCAGCCCTATGATTATCTGCCGCTGGTCTGTGTCGTGAAGGGTGCCGGCGGCATCATGACCGACTGGCAGGGCGAAAATCTGACGCTGCGCTCCGATGGCCGGGTCATCAGCGCCGCTACACCGGAACTGCACAAAACTTTACTGGAGCTGGTGCAAGCCGGCTAA
- a CDS encoding proline/glycine betaine ABC transporter permease, with protein sequence MTKRLRWNISRSSTVWLGLLAVTWLLSSYSRDLSKTLEEKWITRFPAGWRLSLKDDISAAMKWLVEDADFGLFTFRDVTRGLAWLIEQPYNLALSILSSGFVEGQGSNAVQILPPLSWLAVLAIVIAAGHFAKDWKLSLLMGVAFFYLAVFGQWDSAMVTLASIIIAVPFGVSGGLLLGIAAYRWNFVDQVLTPVLDLMQTIPVFAYLVPILFLFGFGPVSALVATIIYAMPPMVRVTTLALRAVPDEVRDFGVMAGCTQRQLMWKVLVPTAKPDLMVGVNQVIMLSLNMVIIASMIGAGGLGFDVLASLRRLDIGAGLEAGIAIVVLAVALDRLSQAFARPRESGEERQRADNILHRYPRSLFVIAIAVLTLLAGYVFAPLQNYPESLQITTGTFWAELVKTINVNYFDDLEAVKSFMLSNLMLPVKRFLTGIPWAWGWVLITAAGWYLGGLRLALLCAALSFFIIANGLWDKAMVTVYLCGVSVVIATVIGIPIGLFSALNERADRIVGVVIDTLQTLPSFVYLIPVVMLFRVGDFSAMIAVVLYALAPAVRYAAHGIKTVDPQLIEAGIVSGCTRRQLLWRIRVPLALPEIMLGINQTIMLALSMLVITALVGTRDLGQEVYIALTKADIGRGVVAGLAIAFIAIIADRLIAASAQSMRQRFGMA encoded by the coding sequence ATGACCAAACGCCTGCGCTGGAACATTTCCCGGTCATCCACTGTCTGGCTCGGCCTGCTGGCGGTGACGTGGTTATTATCGAGCTACAGCCGCGATCTGTCCAAGACGCTTGAGGAAAAGTGGATCACACGCTTCCCGGCAGGCTGGCGCCTGTCGCTGAAGGACGATATTTCGGCCGCAATGAAATGGCTGGTCGAAGATGCGGATTTCGGTCTTTTTACCTTCCGAGACGTCACGCGGGGTCTCGCCTGGTTAATTGAACAGCCATACAATCTGGCCTTATCAATATTGTCATCGGGGTTCGTTGAGGGACAGGGCTCGAACGCGGTTCAGATTTTGCCGCCGTTGAGCTGGCTTGCGGTTCTGGCCATCGTTATTGCCGCCGGGCATTTTGCCAAAGACTGGAAATTGTCACTGCTGATGGGTGTGGCGTTTTTCTATCTTGCCGTGTTCGGCCAATGGGACAGCGCCATGGTGACGCTGGCATCGATTATCATTGCTGTGCCGTTCGGTGTCAGCGGGGGGCTGCTTCTTGGCATTGCCGCCTATCGCTGGAACTTCGTCGATCAGGTGCTGACACCGGTGCTGGATCTGATGCAGACCATTCCGGTGTTCGCCTATCTGGTGCCGATCCTGTTCCTGTTCGGCTTCGGACCGGTCTCGGCCCTTGTTGCGACCATCATTTACGCCATGCCGCCTATGGTGCGGGTGACAACCCTGGCGCTGCGTGCAGTGCCCGATGAAGTGCGCGATTTCGGTGTGATGGCTGGCTGCACGCAGCGTCAATTGATGTGGAAAGTGCTGGTTCCCACCGCCAAGCCGGATCTGATGGTTGGCGTCAATCAGGTCATCATGCTGTCGTTGAATATGGTCATCATCGCTTCGATGATCGGAGCCGGTGGGCTTGGGTTCGATGTACTGGCGTCGTTGCGCCGCCTTGATATCGGAGCCGGGCTGGAGGCCGGTATTGCCATTGTCGTGCTGGCCGTGGCGCTGGACCGCCTCAGCCAGGCATTTGCCAGGCCGCGCGAATCCGGTGAAGAGCGCCAGCGCGCGGACAACATCCTCCATCGCTATCCAAGAAGCTTGTTTGTAATCGCCATCGCGGTTCTGACCCTGCTTGCGGGCTATGTGTTTGCGCCACTGCAGAATTATCCGGAAAGCCTGCAGATCACCACCGGGACATTCTGGGCGGAACTGGTGAAGACCATCAATGTCAATTATTTCGATGATCTGGAAGCGGTAAAATCCTTCATGCTTTCAAATCTCATGTTGCCGGTGAAGCGTTTTCTGACTGGCATTCCCTGGGCCTGGGGCTGGGTTCTGATTACTGCTGCGGGCTGGTATCTGGGTGGCTTGCGTCTGGCACTGCTATGCGCCGCCTTGAGCTTTTTCATCATTGCCAACGGGCTCTGGGACAAAGCCATGGTGACGGTCTATCTGTGCGGTGTTTCGGTGGTGATCGCCACTGTGATCGGTATTCCCATCGGTCTGTTTTCCGCTCTGAATGAGCGGGCGGACCGGATTGTCGGTGTTGTCATTGACACGTTGCAGACACTGCCGAGTTTTGTCTATCTCATTCCAGTGGTGATGCTGTTCCGGGTCGGTGATTTTTCGGCGATGATCGCGGTGGTACTGTATGCGCTCGCGCCTGCTGTGCGTTATGCGGCGCACGGCATCAAGACGGTTGATCCGCAACTCATCGAGGCGGGAATCGTATCCGGCTGCACGCGGCGGCAATTGCTGTGGCGCATCCGCGTTCCGCTGGCGTTGCCGGAAATCATGCTTGGCATCAATCAGACCATCATGCTGGCGCTGTCGATGCTGGTTATCACCGCGCTGGTCGGGACACGGGATCTGGGCCAGGAGGTTTATATCGCCCTGACCAAGGCCGATATCGGACGCGGCGTTGTCGCCGGTCTGGCCATTGCTTTCATCGCCATCATTGCCGACCGGCTGATTGCAGCCAGTGCGCAGTCGATGCGCCAGCGCTTCGGCATGGCTTAA